The following proteins come from a genomic window of Streptomyces sp. GS7:
- a CDS encoding PHP domain-containing protein, producing MDPVAALERIAFLLERQGAVTYRVQAFRTAASVVGELPAEELRERAANGTLGRLKGLGPKTTRVVEEALAGRQPAYLARLAEEAGGPLVEGEQGRALLRALRGDCHLHSDWSDGGSPVEAMARAARDLGHDWCVLTDHSPRLTVARGLTAERLRLQLALVAVVNAQLAPFRLLTGIECDILDDGSLDQEPELLDALDVVVASVHSKLRMPKGPMTRRMLAAVHNPLVDVLGHCTGRQITGKPRPESEFDAGEVFAACAEHRTAVEINCRPDRFDPPRRLLRQALDAGTLFSIDSDAHAPGQLDWQIYGCARAEECGVPTERVITTWTARQLATWTRTGRTPHRAAG from the coding sequence GTGGATCCCGTGGCGGCGCTGGAGCGGATCGCGTTCCTGCTGGAGCGGCAGGGCGCGGTCACCTACCGGGTGCAGGCGTTCCGTACGGCGGCGTCGGTCGTCGGCGAACTGCCCGCGGAGGAACTGCGCGAGCGGGCGGCGAACGGGACGCTGGGCCGCCTCAAAGGGCTCGGCCCGAAAACCACCCGGGTCGTCGAAGAGGCCCTCGCGGGGCGGCAGCCCGCCTACCTGGCGCGGCTGGCGGAGGAGGCCGGCGGACCGCTGGTCGAAGGGGAGCAGGGGCGGGCGCTGTTGCGGGCGCTGCGCGGGGACTGCCATCTGCACTCGGACTGGTCGGACGGCGGCAGCCCCGTGGAGGCGATGGCCAGGGCCGCCCGCGACCTCGGCCACGACTGGTGCGTGCTGACCGACCACTCCCCCCGCCTCACCGTGGCCCGCGGGCTGACCGCCGAGCGGCTGCGGCTGCAACTGGCGCTGGTGGCGGTGGTGAACGCGCAACTGGCGCCGTTCCGGCTGCTGACCGGCATCGAGTGCGACATCCTCGACGACGGCTCGCTCGACCAGGAGCCGGAGCTGCTGGACGCACTCGACGTGGTGGTCGCCTCGGTCCACTCCAAGCTGCGGATGCCGAAGGGCCCGATGACCCGCCGGATGCTGGCGGCCGTACACAACCCTCTGGTGGACGTGTTGGGCCACTGCACCGGGCGGCAGATCACCGGCAAGCCGCGCCCGGAGTCGGAGTTCGACGCCGGGGAGGTCTTCGCGGCGTGCGCCGAGCACCGCACGGCCGTGGAGATCAACTGCCGCCCGGACCGGTTCGATCCGCCGCGCCGGCTGCTGCGGCAGGCCCTCGACGCCGGTACCCTCTTCTCCATCGACAGCGACGCGCACGCGCCCGGCCAGCTGGACTGGCAGATCTACGGATGCGCCCGCGCCGAGGAGTGCGGCGTGCCGACGGAGCGGGTCATCACCACCTGGACGGCCCGCCAACTGGCAACCTGGACCCGCACCGGCCGGACCCCGCACCGGGCCGCCGGCTGA
- a CDS encoding LysR family transcriptional regulator, translating into MIEARRLHILRALADHRTVTAAAAALYLTPSAVSQQLAALEQETGHRLVERGARGVRLTAAGDILLGHANAVLAQLERAESELAAYEAGEAGTVTVAAFATGIGLVLAPAITELARSAPGIRVRVQDAEGDASLLMVLDRQVDVAVAVEYRGAPGEDDPRLTRVPLYAEPFDAVLSPGHPLAGAERVPLAGLAKDPWIGPYSGNPCHDVVVLACEYAGFEPRLEHSSDDFRAVVALASAGAGVALVPRSALRGMDLTDAVVRPVDGVAPTRRVFAAVRRGAEDHPLLRPVLTALRTAAAAQG; encoded by the coding sequence ATGATCGAAGCACGCCGGCTGCACATCCTCCGCGCGCTGGCCGACCACCGCACGGTCACCGCCGCGGCAGCCGCGCTCTATCTCACGCCCTCGGCGGTCTCCCAGCAGTTGGCGGCCCTGGAGCAGGAGACCGGCCACCGCCTTGTGGAGCGCGGCGCCCGCGGTGTCCGGCTGACCGCCGCGGGCGACATCCTGCTGGGCCACGCCAACGCCGTCCTGGCCCAGCTGGAGCGCGCAGAGTCGGAGCTCGCCGCCTATGAGGCAGGGGAGGCGGGCACGGTGACGGTGGCGGCGTTCGCGACCGGCATCGGCCTGGTGCTCGCCCCGGCGATCACCGAGCTGGCCCGGTCCGCGCCCGGCATCCGCGTCCGCGTCCAGGACGCCGAGGGCGACGCCAGCCTGCTGATGGTGCTGGACCGGCAGGTCGATGTCGCGGTCGCGGTGGAGTACCGCGGCGCGCCGGGCGAGGACGATCCGCGGCTGACCCGTGTCCCGCTGTACGCCGAGCCGTTCGACGCGGTGCTGTCGCCCGGCCACCCGCTGGCCGGCGCGGAGCGGGTGCCGCTCGCCGGTCTGGCCAAGGACCCGTGGATCGGCCCGTACTCCGGCAACCCCTGCCATGACGTGGTCGTCCTGGCCTGCGAGTACGCCGGTTTCGAGCCGCGCCTGGAGCATTCCTCGGACGACTTCCGGGCGGTGGTGGCGCTCGCCTCCGCGGGGGCAGGCGTCGCGCTGGTGCCGCGCTCGGCGCTGCGCGGGATGGATCTGACGGATGCGGTGGTCCGCCCGGTCGACGGGGTCGCCCCCACCCGCCGGGTCTTCGCCGCCGTACGCCGCGGCGCCGAGGACCACCCGCTGCTGCGCCCGGTGCTCACGGCGCTGCGGACGGCGGCGGCCGCCCAGGGCTGA
- a CDS encoding NHLP family bacteriocin export ABC transporter peptidase/permease/ATPase subunit, giving the protein MTAPNDSAAPPQHLPPAGRGRHRPEPAPAARRRKGPPPTAKTGKAGKSVRTPTVLQMEAVECGAASLAMVLAHYGRHVPLEELRIACGVSRDGSRASNLLKAARSYGLQAKGMQMEPAALAEVSAPAILFWEFNHYVVYDGMGRRLGRRGVHINDPDKGRRFVAMEDFDTSFTGVALVFEPTDAFRKGGRKPSVLSALPARLRGTTGTLLAALLASLLLVGVGAAVPALSRTYIDMFLIGNQTSLLGPLFAAMTAMVALTAVLTGLQQANLLRGRIISSTLSSARFLRHLLRLPVTFFAQRSPADLVQRLQSNDAVAETLARDLAAAAVDGVVVVLYALLLWTYDPQLTVIGVLIALLNVVAMRIVVRLRATHVQKLRADTARLTNTSYTGLQLIETMKATGGESGYFRRWAGQHASTLEEQQRLGVPSAWLAVVAPTLATLNSALILWIGGLRAVEGHISIGLLVAFQALVTRFTAPVTRLNGVAGRIQDFAADVARLKDVESFPADTLYSRPEADAGTRRLKGHVTLEDITFGYSPLDKPLLSGFSLAVGPGRQVALVGGSGSGKSTVSRLISGLYAPWEGTIRIDGQRLEDIPRSVLAASVSFVDQDIFLFEGTVRDNVALWDPSIPDDAVIAALQDAALYDDVIARRPDGIHSRVEQDGRNFSGGQRQRLEIARALVRRPSILVLDEVTSALDAETEAVIMDNLRRRGCACVVIAHRLSTVRDSDEIVVLDHGVVVERGRHQDLVAAGGAYAELVKEH; this is encoded by the coding sequence GTGACCGCCCCGAACGACTCCGCGGCACCCCCGCAGCACCTGCCGCCGGCCGGCCGCGGCCGGCACCGCCCCGAGCCCGCGCCGGCCGCCCGCCGCCGCAAGGGGCCGCCGCCCACCGCCAAGACCGGGAAGGCCGGGAAGTCCGTCCGCACGCCCACCGTGCTCCAGATGGAGGCCGTGGAGTGCGGCGCCGCCTCCCTGGCCATGGTGCTCGCCCACTACGGGCGCCACGTCCCCCTGGAGGAGCTGCGAATAGCCTGCGGCGTCTCCCGCGACGGCTCGCGCGCCAGCAACCTGCTCAAGGCCGCCCGCAGTTACGGCCTCCAGGCCAAGGGCATGCAGATGGAACCGGCCGCGCTCGCCGAGGTCTCGGCGCCGGCCATCCTCTTCTGGGAGTTCAACCACTACGTCGTCTACGACGGCATGGGCCGCCGCCTCGGCCGCCGCGGTGTGCACATCAACGACCCCGACAAGGGCCGCCGCTTCGTGGCCATGGAGGACTTCGACACCAGCTTCACCGGTGTCGCCCTGGTCTTCGAGCCCACCGACGCCTTCCGCAAGGGGGGCCGCAAGCCCAGCGTGCTCAGCGCCCTGCCCGCCCGGCTGCGCGGCACCACCGGCACCCTGCTGGCCGCGCTGCTCGCCAGCCTGTTGCTCGTCGGCGTCGGCGCCGCGGTACCCGCGCTCAGCCGTACGTACATCGACATGTTCCTGATCGGCAACCAGACCTCGCTGCTGGGGCCGCTGTTCGCCGCGATGACCGCGATGGTGGCGCTCACCGCCGTCCTGACCGGCCTGCAACAGGCCAACCTGCTGCGCGGCCGGATCATCTCCTCCACCCTCAGCAGCGCCCGCTTCCTGCGCCACCTCCTGCGGCTGCCGGTCACCTTCTTCGCCCAGCGCTCGCCCGCCGATCTCGTCCAACGGCTCCAGTCCAACGACGCGGTGGCCGAGACCCTCGCCCGGGACCTCGCCGCGGCAGCCGTGGACGGCGTCGTCGTGGTCCTCTACGCGCTGCTGCTGTGGACGTACGACCCCCAACTCACCGTCATCGGCGTACTGATCGCGCTGCTCAACGTCGTCGCGATGCGGATCGTCGTCCGGCTGCGCGCCACTCACGTCCAGAAGCTGCGCGCCGACACCGCCCGGCTGACCAACACCTCGTACACCGGCCTCCAGCTCATCGAGACCATGAAGGCCACCGGCGGCGAGAGCGGCTACTTCCGGCGCTGGGCCGGCCAGCACGCCAGCACCCTGGAGGAACAGCAGCGGCTCGGCGTTCCCAGCGCCTGGCTGGCGGTCGTCGCCCCCACCCTCGCCACCCTCAACAGCGCCCTGATCCTGTGGATCGGCGGGCTGCGCGCGGTCGAGGGACATATCTCCATCGGCCTGCTGGTCGCCTTCCAGGCCCTGGTGACGCGCTTCACCGCGCCGGTCACCCGGCTCAACGGCGTCGCCGGCCGCATACAGGACTTCGCCGCCGACGTCGCCCGCCTCAAGGACGTCGAGAGCTTCCCCGCCGACACCCTGTACTCCCGCCCGGAGGCGGACGCCGGCACCCGCCGCCTCAAAGGCCATGTGACGCTGGAGGACATCACCTTCGGCTACAGCCCGCTCGACAAACCGCTGCTCAGCGGCTTCTCCCTGGCCGTCGGCCCCGGCCGCCAGGTCGCCCTGGTCGGCGGCTCCGGCAGCGGCAAGTCCACCGTCTCCCGGCTGATCTCCGGCCTCTACGCCCCCTGGGAAGGCACCATCCGCATCGACGGACAGCGCCTGGAGGACATCCCCCGCAGCGTGCTGGCCGCCTCGGTCTCCTTCGTCGACCAGGACATCTTCCTCTTCGAGGGCACCGTCCGGGACAACGTCGCCCTCTGGGACCCGTCGATCCCGGACGACGCGGTCATCGCAGCCCTCCAGGACGCCGCCCTCTACGACGACGTCATCGCCCGCCGCCCCGACGGCATCCACAGCCGCGTCGAACAGGACGGCCGCAACTTCTCCGGCGGCCAGCGGCAGCGCCTGGAAATCGCCCGCGCACTGGTACGGCGCCCCAGCATCCTGGTCCTCGACGAGGTCACCAGCGCCCTGGACGCCGAGACCGAGGCGGTCATCATGGACAACCTGCGGCGGCGCGGCTGCGCCTGCGTCGTCATCGCCCACCGGCTGAGCACCGTCCGCGACAGCGACGAGATCGTGGTCCTCGACCACGGCGTGGTCGTCGAACGCGGCCGGCACCAGGACCTGGTCGCCGCCGGAGGCGCGTACGCCGAGCTGGTCAAGGAGCACTGA
- a CDS encoding type A2 lanthipeptide, whose product MNNAQVQTQEISDADLDNVSGGLVGGVLSTVTTTTDSVPQVAGALTTVTSLVQGASGVDLNGTVGGLTAGL is encoded by the coding sequence ATGAACAACGCCCAGGTTCAGACCCAGGAAATCTCCGACGCCGACCTGGACAACGTGTCCGGTGGCCTCGTCGGCGGCGTGCTGAGCACCGTCACCACCACCACCGACTCCGTCCCGCAGGTCGCGGGTGCGCTCACCACCGTCACCAGCCTGGTCCAGGGCGCCAGCGGCGTGGACCTGAACGGCACCGTCGGTGGCCTGACCGCTGGTCTCTGA
- a CDS encoding glycine C-acetyltransferase, with product MFDSVREDLRTTLDEIRAAGLHKPERVIGTPQSATVAVTAGGRPGEVLNFCANNYLGLADHPEVVAAAHEALDRWGYGLASVRFICGTQEVHKELERRISGFLGQEDTILYSSCFDANGGVFETLLGPDDAVISDALNHASIIDGIRLSKARRLRYANRDMADLERQLKEAEGARRTLVVTDGVFSMDGYLAPLREICDLAERYGAMVMVDDSHAVGFVGPGGRGTPELHGVMDRVDIITGTLGKALGGASGGYVAARAEIVALLRQRSRPYLFSNSLAPVIAAASLKVLDLLESAGDLRERLHANTALFRSRMTEEGFEILPGEHAIAPVMIGDAAEAGRMAELLLERGVYVIGFSYPVVPQGQARIRVQLSAAHSTDDVHRAVDAFVAARAALAR from the coding sequence ATGTTCGACTCCGTACGCGAGGACCTGCGCACCACCCTCGACGAGATCCGCGCCGCCGGGCTGCACAAGCCGGAGCGGGTCATCGGCACCCCGCAGTCCGCCACCGTCGCGGTCACCGCCGGCGGCCGTCCCGGCGAGGTCCTCAACTTCTGCGCCAACAACTACCTGGGCCTGGCCGACCACCCCGAGGTCGTCGCCGCCGCCCACGAAGCGCTCGACCGCTGGGGCTACGGCCTGGCCTCGGTCCGCTTCATCTGCGGTACGCAGGAGGTCCACAAGGAGCTGGAGCGGCGGATCTCCGGATTCCTCGGCCAGGAGGACACCATCCTCTACTCCTCCTGCTTCGACGCCAACGGCGGTGTCTTCGAGACCCTGCTCGGCCCGGACGACGCGGTCATCTCCGACGCTCTCAACCACGCCTCCATCATCGACGGCATCCGGCTCTCCAAGGCCCGCCGCCTGCGCTACGCCAACCGCGACATGGCCGACCTGGAGCGCCAGTTGAAGGAGGCCGAGGGCGCCCGGCGCACCCTCGTCGTCACCGACGGCGTCTTCTCCATGGACGGCTACCTGGCGCCGCTGCGCGAGATCTGCGACCTGGCCGAGCGCTACGGCGCGATGGTGATGGTCGACGACTCGCACGCGGTCGGCTTCGTCGGCCCCGGCGGGCGCGGCACACCCGAGCTGCACGGCGTGATGGACCGCGTCGACATCATCACCGGCACCCTCGGCAAGGCGCTCGGCGGCGCCTCCGGCGGCTATGTCGCCGCCCGCGCCGAGATCGTCGCCCTGCTGCGCCAGCGCTCCCGCCCGTACCTCTTCTCCAACTCGCTGGCGCCGGTGATCGCGGCGGCCTCCCTCAAGGTGCTCGACCTGCTGGAGTCCGCCGGCGACCTGCGCGAGCGGCTGCACGCCAACACCGCGCTGTTCCGCTCCCGGATGACCGAGGAGGGCTTCGAGATCCTGCCCGGCGAGCACGCCATCGCCCCGGTCATGATCGGCGACGCGGCCGAGGCGGGCCGGATGGCGGAGCTGCTGCTGGAGCGCGGGGTGTACGTCATCGGGTTCTCGTACCCGGTCGTCCCCCAGGGGCAGGCGCGGATCCGCGTCCAGCTGTCCGCGGCGCACTCCACCGACGACGTGCACCGCGCGGTGGACGCCTTCGTGGCCGCCCGCGCCGCGCTGGCCCGCTGA
- the tdh gene encoding L-threonine 3-dehydrogenase: MKALVKQKAEPGLWLTDVPEPAIGAGDVLIKVLRTGICGTDLHIRSWDGWAQQSINAPLTIGHEFVGEVVETGRDVAEIHAGDLVSGEGHLVCGKCRNCLAGRRHLCRATVGLGVGRDGAFAEYVALPAANVWVHRVPVDLDIAAVFDPFGNAVHTALSFPLVGEDVLITGAGPIGIMAAAVARHAGARNVMITDVSEQRLELARKVGVSLALDVGRSSIADGQRQLGLREGFDVGLEMSGRPEALRDMIGNMTHGGRIAVLGLPSQEFPVDWSRIVTSMITIKGIYGREMFETWYAMSVLLEGGLDLAPVITGRYPYQEFDAAFAEAAGGQGGKVILDWAA, translated from the coding sequence GTGAAGGCACTGGTCAAGCAGAAGGCGGAGCCGGGACTCTGGCTCACGGACGTGCCGGAGCCCGCGATCGGCGCGGGGGACGTGCTGATCAAGGTGCTGCGCACCGGCATCTGCGGCACGGACCTGCACATCCGGTCGTGGGACGGCTGGGCCCAGCAGTCCATCAACGCCCCACTGACAATCGGCCACGAATTCGTCGGCGAGGTCGTCGAGACCGGCCGGGACGTGGCCGAGATACACGCCGGGGACCTGGTCAGCGGCGAGGGCCATCTGGTCTGCGGCAAGTGCCGCAACTGCCTGGCCGGGCGCCGCCACCTGTGCCGGGCCACGGTCGGGCTCGGCGTCGGCCGGGACGGCGCGTTCGCCGAGTACGTGGCGCTGCCGGCGGCCAACGTGTGGGTGCACCGGGTCCCGGTCGACCTCGACATCGCCGCGGTCTTCGACCCCTTCGGCAACGCCGTGCACACCGCGCTCTCCTTCCCCCTGGTCGGCGAGGACGTACTGATCACCGGGGCCGGGCCGATCGGGATCATGGCGGCGGCGGTCGCCCGGCACGCCGGCGCCCGCAACGTGATGATCACCGACGTCAGCGAGCAGCGCCTCGAACTGGCCCGGAAGGTCGGCGTCAGCCTCGCCCTCGACGTCGGGCGGTCCTCGATCGCGGACGGCCAGCGCCAACTGGGCCTGCGCGAGGGCTTCGACGTCGGCCTGGAGATGTCCGGCCGCCCCGAGGCGCTGCGCGACATGATCGGCAACATGACGCACGGCGGCCGGATCGCCGTACTGGGCCTGCCGTCCCAGGAGTTCCCGGTCGACTGGTCCCGGATCGTCACCTCCATGATCACCATCAAGGGCATCTACGGCCGGGAGATGTTCGAGACCTGGTACGCGATGTCGGTCCTGCTCGAAGGCGGCCTCGACCTCGCACCGGTGATCACCGGCCGCTATCCGTACCAGGAGTTCGACGCCGCCTTCGCCGAAGCGGCCGGCGGCCAGGGCGGCAAGGTCATCCTCGACTGGGCCGCCTGA
- a CDS encoding HlyD family efflux transporter periplasmic adaptor subunit, which translates to MQFRQQALSKLQSPEELDLPVRFARPQGWLVLIVTVLVMAGAAVWAFAGTVSSTLGAPAILTHGQGSYVLQSPVAGQVTSVLAEEGKQVAANAPVVKVRTAQGTTTVVRAIAAGRLTTLSATIGSVVTTGADLASVEKTAGAGDRLTATLYVPADSAATLPLGAAVDLSVQSAPTQQYGVLRGKIAAIGRNTQTRQRISAFLGSDQLGQQFSQHGQPVAVLVTLDTAHTASGYAWSTSDGPPFALDSMTQATGAVHLAAQHPIDWLLP; encoded by the coding sequence GTGCAGTTCCGCCAGCAGGCCCTTTCCAAGCTGCAGTCGCCCGAGGAGCTCGACCTGCCGGTGCGCTTCGCCCGGCCGCAGGGCTGGCTCGTCCTGATCGTCACGGTCCTCGTCATGGCCGGCGCCGCCGTCTGGGCGTTCGCCGGCACCGTCTCCTCGACCCTCGGCGCCCCGGCGATCCTCACCCACGGCCAGGGCAGCTACGTACTCCAGAGCCCCGTCGCCGGCCAGGTGACCTCGGTGCTCGCCGAGGAAGGCAAGCAGGTCGCCGCCAACGCGCCCGTCGTGAAGGTCCGTACGGCGCAGGGCACCACCACCGTCGTCCGCGCCATCGCCGCCGGACGGCTGACGACCCTGTCCGCCACCATCGGCTCGGTCGTCACGACCGGCGCGGACCTCGCCTCCGTCGAGAAGACCGCCGGCGCCGGGGACCGGCTGACCGCGACCCTCTACGTCCCCGCCGACAGCGCCGCCACCCTCCCCCTCGGCGCCGCCGTCGACCTCAGCGTCCAGTCCGCGCCGACCCAGCAGTACGGCGTACTGCGCGGCAAGATCGCGGCCATCGGCCGCAACACCCAGACCCGCCAGCGGATTTCCGCCTTCCTCGGCAGCGACCAGCTCGGCCAGCAGTTCTCCCAGCACGGCCAGCCGGTCGCGGTCCTGGTGACGCTCGACACCGCGCACACCGCCTCCGGCTACGCCTGGTCCACCTCGGACGGCCCGCCCTTCGCGCTGGACTCGATGACCCAGGCCACCGGCGCCGTCCACCTGGCCGCGCAGCACCCGATCGATTGGCTGCTCCCGTGA